From the genome of Ectobacillus sp. JY-23, one region includes:
- the ppsA gene encoding phosphoenolpyruvate synthase has translation MTALILDLTDIQDTQLAVVGGKALHLGALSNLEGIRVPEGFCVTTLCFQQALGESAVLQELLAELATLQVGDRQRIVDTSRRIRETILAAEIPAAVRKAVGEFLSHFGEDLPYAVRSSATAEDLPYASFAGQQDTYLNVIGKEAILNHIRKCWASLFTERAVIYRLQQGFHHSQVQLAVIVQRMVFPQSSGIVFTADPVTGSRKVLSIDAGFGLGEALVSGLVSADCYKVREGEIVEKIIATKQLAMYARQASGTETREVDAQLQQAQALTDDQIVELARLGRRIEAYFGCPQDIEWCVVDDSFYILQSRAITTLFPIPQAEDEENRVYVSVGHQQMMTDAIKPLGLSFFLLTTRAPMRVAGGRLFVDVTAQLASVAGQTRLLQTIGEAEPLMKDALLTVIERGFVKEVETPQRPMPVLQTPEYDPSIVAELMESRENEIQALQQRIETKTGDEVFSFILEDIKQLQASLFDPQSIGVIMAGMQAAAWINEHMEKWLGEKQAADTLSQSVPHNITSEMGLALLDVADVIRPYPEVVAYLQEVREDTFLEDLSQLEGGQEAKDAIVSYIQRYGMRCVGEIDLTRTRWAEHPAALVPMLLTNIKNFTEGASQRKFEQGREAALRKEEELLQRLRQLEDGEQKAQETKQRIDTLRHFIGYREYPKYSMIHRYFVYKQALLREAERLVQAHVIRKKEDIYELTFEELRDAVRTQTMDYDLINKRREAYRLYEKLTPPRILMSDGEMISGAYKRGNIPAGALVGLPVSAGVIEGRARVIASIEEADIEEGDILVTAFTDPSWTPVFVSIKGLVTEVGGLMTHGAVIAREYGLPAVVGVERATKVIQDGQRIRVHGTEGYIELL, from the coding sequence ATGACTGCTTTGATTCTTGATCTTACCGACATACAGGACACACAGCTTGCGGTTGTTGGCGGAAAGGCCTTGCACCTGGGGGCGTTATCCAATCTAGAGGGCATTCGTGTACCTGAGGGGTTTTGTGTAACAACGCTTTGCTTTCAACAGGCGCTTGGAGAGAGTGCGGTACTGCAGGAGTTGCTGGCGGAGCTTGCGACGTTACAAGTGGGTGATAGGCAGCGCATTGTTGATACCAGCAGGCGCATTCGGGAAACGATTTTGGCAGCGGAGATTCCTGCTGCTGTTCGTAAGGCGGTTGGTGAGTTCCTTTCTCACTTTGGTGAGGATTTGCCTTATGCGGTGCGTTCGAGTGCGACGGCTGAGGATTTGCCGTATGCTTCGTTTGCGGGGCAGCAGGACACCTATCTTAATGTAATCGGTAAAGAGGCGATTTTGAATCATATTCGTAAGTGCTGGGCTTCTTTGTTTACCGAGCGTGCGGTGATATACCGCCTGCAGCAGGGATTTCATCATAGTCAGGTGCAGCTCGCTGTGATTGTACAAAGAATGGTGTTTCCGCAGTCTTCAGGGATTGTTTTTACAGCTGATCCGGTTACCGGGAGCCGCAAGGTGTTGTCCATTGACGCTGGCTTTGGGCTGGGAGAAGCCTTGGTTTCCGGCTTGGTCTCTGCGGATTGTTATAAAGTGCGGGAAGGGGAGATTGTCGAGAAGATTATCGCTACGAAACAGCTGGCCATGTATGCGCGGCAAGCAAGCGGAACGGAGACAAGGGAGGTCGATGCACAGCTGCAACAGGCGCAGGCGCTTACGGACGATCAAATTGTAGAGCTGGCCCGCCTGGGGAGAAGAATTGAAGCGTATTTTGGCTGTCCGCAGGATATCGAGTGGTGTGTGGTGGATGATAGCTTTTATATCCTGCAGAGCCGTGCGATTACGACGTTGTTTCCCATTCCACAAGCTGAGGATGAAGAAAATCGTGTATATGTGTCAGTGGGTCACCAGCAAATGATGACGGATGCGATAAAGCCGCTTGGCTTGTCCTTTTTTCTGTTAACAACGCGCGCGCCGATGCGTGTCGCTGGGGGCAGATTGTTTGTGGATGTGACGGCGCAGCTAGCTTCGGTGGCCGGGCAAACTAGGCTGTTACAAACAATCGGAGAGGCGGAACCGCTGATGAAAGACGCGCTGCTGACGGTGATTGAGCGCGGCTTTGTGAAGGAAGTGGAAACGCCGCAGCGGCCTATGCCTGTTTTACAAACACCAGAATATGATCCATCAATCGTTGCGGAGTTAATGGAAAGCAGGGAAAACGAAATTCAAGCGTTACAGCAGCGCATCGAAACAAAAACAGGAGACGAGGTTTTCTCCTTTATCCTAGAGGATATCAAGCAATTACAGGCGAGTTTATTTGATCCGCAAAGTATTGGTGTGATTATGGCCGGGATGCAGGCTGCCGCGTGGATTAATGAACATATGGAGAAGTGGCTAGGCGAAAAACAGGCCGCAGATACGCTGTCTCAATCCGTGCCGCATAATATTACCTCGGAAATGGGGTTGGCGCTGTTGGATGTGGCTGATGTGATTCGACCGTATCCAGAGGTGGTTGCGTATTTGCAGGAGGTACGTGAGGATACCTTTTTGGAGGATTTGTCCCAGCTTGAGGGCGGGCAGGAAGCGAAAGATGCGATTGTATCATATATACAGCGATACGGTATGCGATGCGTTGGGGAGATTGATCTAACGAGAACGCGCTGGGCAGAACACCCAGCGGCGCTTGTGCCGATGCTGCTGACGAATATCAAAAACTTTACTGAAGGTGCCAGCCAGCGCAAATTTGAACAAGGGCGAGAAGCGGCTTTACGAAAGGAAGAAGAGCTATTGCAGCGCCTGCGGCAGTTAGAGGACGGAGAACAAAAGGCGCAGGAAACGAAACAAAGAATTGATACACTGCGTCATTTTATCGGTTATCGTGAATATCCAAAATACAGCATGATTCATCGCTATTTCGTGTATAAGCAGGCTTTGCTGCGAGAAGCTGAGCGGCTGGTGCAGGCCCATGTGATACGTAAAAAGGAAGATATATACGAACTAACTTTTGAGGAGCTTCGCGACGCGGTGCGCACGCAGACGATGGATTACGATCTCATCAACAAACGAAGAGAGGCGTACCGGTTATATGAAAAGTTAACCCCGCCGCGCATACTAATGTCTGATGGTGAAATGATAAGCGGCGCATATAAGCGAGGCAACATCCCGGCCGGGGCGTTAGTGGGTTTGCCTGTTTCCGCAGGAGTCATAGAAGGACGTGCGCGCGTGATTGCAAGTATAGAAGAAGCGGATATTGAAGAGGGAGATATATTGGTAACGGCATTTACCGACCCAAGCTGGACACCGGTATTTGTATCCATAAAAGGTCTGGTGACTGAGGTGGGCGGCCTGATGACGCACGGGGCGGTGATTGCCCGTGAGTACGGCTTGCCGGCAGTTGTCGGGGTAGAGCGTGCTACTAAGGTGATACAAGATGGACAGCGGATTCGCGTGCATGGAACGGAAGGGTATATTGAGTTGCTTTGA
- a CDS encoding RND family transporter, protein MRKVFKAIANAVNTKPKQIIIWLLLATILVGFGTSKMKVDLGQETMISHDNPIYKATKKYQDTFGSDTLFILLTEAEGSLLSEPTIYNVNTLQEDLKDISEIQSAFSYVNLLKTSANEAVTLQKNIAVELQDAVSKAVKEAASNGAPPLQQQQIAEQVQIQFMKELQNRYGAAFTQMQHIGEPGLNNPKFIQSVLFDESGHIREEATKLMPENGKHAMIILKVKGGIPYSELPALVQKVEDKVKAASLDGIEAKISGTPKIYGAIYNSMIRDMSLMLGLSIVLMAVILFFIFPVKWRLLSLPVVLISLVWTIGIMGYLGVPMSMVTMAILPILIGLGTDFAIQFHNRYDEEIKAGHSVSKAITQSMHKMGPSVGIAVFSMTLGFITLLISKVPMIQHFGIMLSVGVIVSYSLSFVLMFVIFKLRDKDHISMHAARPSKVESFMKGLAHQVVKRPLLMLMIGVLLSVAGFTMDHSLKIETNLENLMPQDAPELKELHAMRNIVGATNELTFMVQADDVTQVDVIHWIDHFQTTQLTNHSELEDATSIVNAVKQGNNGEVPSEQVKIDIALNRIPAELKENILSEDKKIASLSFSVGDLGMKEQKSLLDHILKHTEAPTGISIVPAGSQMINIESVGSMTENRHFSTLVGVIAIIAGLLAVYRSIKMALYPVVPILLVIGWSSGIMYLLQVEINPLTAVLGSLVLGIGSEFTILVMERYQEERELGLKQHAALIKALSKTGRAITASGLTVVAGFSTLIFSDFVMLRSFGITTVLDTLLCLISALIILPAIIVVTERKTNAKQ, encoded by the coding sequence ATGCGCAAGGTTTTTAAAGCAATTGCTAACGCTGTTAATACAAAACCAAAACAAATCATCATATGGCTATTACTCGCAACGATTCTAGTTGGATTTGGTACATCCAAAATGAAAGTAGATTTGGGGCAAGAAACCATGATATCTCATGATAATCCTATCTACAAAGCCACTAAGAAATATCAGGATACATTTGGAAGTGATACTTTATTTATCCTTTTAACAGAAGCAGAAGGGTCTTTGTTGTCAGAACCCACTATCTATAACGTTAATACTCTTCAAGAAGATTTGAAGGATATCAGCGAAATACAATCCGCTTTTAGCTATGTAAATCTATTAAAGACCTCAGCTAATGAAGCTGTGACGCTGCAAAAAAATATTGCAGTAGAGCTGCAGGATGCCGTTTCAAAAGCAGTGAAAGAAGCGGCCAGCAACGGCGCACCTCCTCTCCAGCAGCAGCAAATAGCTGAACAGGTTCAAATACAGTTTATGAAGGAATTACAGAATCGGTATGGAGCTGCCTTTACGCAGATGCAGCATATCGGAGAACCGGGACTAAACAATCCAAAATTCATTCAATCTGTTCTGTTTGACGAAAGCGGACATATCCGAGAAGAAGCAACAAAACTTATGCCTGAAAACGGCAAACACGCCATGATAATACTGAAGGTAAAAGGAGGAATTCCTTACAGTGAGCTTCCTGCCCTTGTTCAAAAGGTGGAGGATAAAGTGAAGGCTGCATCCTTAGACGGCATTGAAGCGAAAATTTCGGGTACTCCTAAAATCTATGGCGCCATTTATAACAGCATGATTCGTGATATGTCACTCATGCTTGGTTTATCCATTGTACTGATGGCTGTTATTCTGTTTTTCATTTTCCCTGTGAAATGGCGTCTCCTATCGTTACCTGTCGTACTCATCTCCTTAGTTTGGACAATTGGAATTATGGGGTATCTAGGCGTACCGATGAGTATGGTTACGATGGCCATTTTGCCTATATTGATTGGCCTTGGCACGGATTTCGCCATTCAATTTCACAATCGTTATGATGAGGAAATAAAGGCAGGTCATTCTGTTTCCAAAGCGATCACACAAAGCATGCATAAAATGGGACCATCAGTAGGCATTGCTGTTTTTTCGATGACACTAGGCTTTATCACCTTGCTTATTTCCAAGGTACCTATGATTCAGCACTTTGGCATTATGCTCTCCGTAGGTGTAATTGTCTCCTATTCACTCAGCTTCGTTCTCATGTTTGTCATTTTTAAGCTGAGAGACAAGGACCATATTTCTATGCACGCGGCTCGCCCAAGTAAAGTTGAATCTTTTATGAAAGGACTAGCACATCAAGTTGTGAAAAGACCGCTACTGATGCTAATGATTGGCGTGCTATTGTCCGTTGCCGGTTTTACCATGGATCATTCCCTAAAAATTGAGACCAACCTGGAGAATCTCATGCCGCAGGATGCACCGGAATTAAAAGAACTGCATGCCATGAGAAACATTGTTGGTGCCACAAACGAATTAACCTTTATGGTACAAGCAGATGATGTGACGCAAGTAGACGTGATTCATTGGATAGATCATTTTCAGACAACGCAGCTGACCAATCATTCAGAATTAGAGGACGCAACGAGCATTGTAAATGCCGTAAAGCAAGGCAATAACGGCGAAGTACCAAGCGAGCAGGTAAAAATAGATATCGCTCTAAATCGTATCCCCGCAGAATTAAAAGAAAACATTCTGTCGGAAGATAAAAAAATTGCCTCTTTGTCTTTCTCAGTCGGAGACCTTGGGATGAAAGAACAGAAATCTCTGTTAGATCACATACTGAAGCATACGGAAGCCCCTACAGGCATATCCATTGTTCCAGCAGGTTCTCAAATGATTAACATAGAGTCAGTAGGTTCTATGACTGAAAATCGCCATTTCTCCACATTAGTTGGAGTCATAGCCATTATAGCCGGCCTCCTTGCTGTATACAGAAGCATCAAAATGGCACTGTATCCTGTCGTTCCCATTCTATTAGTCATTGGATGGTCTTCAGGCATTATGTATTTGCTACAGGTAGAAATAAACCCCTTAACCGCTGTTTTAGGATCACTCGTACTAGGAATTGGCAGCGAATTCACCATTCTTGTTATGGAACGTTACCAGGAAGAAAGAGAACTAGGCTTGAAACAACACGCTGCGCTCATTAAAGCTCTTTCCAAAACAGGACGAGCCATAACCGCCTCGGGATTAACAGTTGTCGCAGGATTCAGCACATTAATATTCTCTGATTTTGTCATGCTTCGCTCTTTTGGAATCACCACAGTCTTAGACACATTGCTCTGTTTAATCAGTGCGCTCATCATCCTTCCTGCCATTATCGTGGTAACCGAGCGTAAAACAAACGCAAAGCAATAA
- a CDS encoding TetR/AcrR family transcriptional regulator: protein MTKQDLRIIKTRTFIRSAFLNLINAKGFLPITIQDIATEAQIGRGTFYLHYHDKYDLLQKLTDEVLTDLAACIQTSFHIQNGVFYVKALEDMLVIVFQHIQDNAMFYKTMLTAEDIPNFQQHLSKFLFEKFKHEFYSLDIDREQLDFPHDMLFSYLANSVVGIIDWWLQNDMMFSAEYMAEKLAALFSQGPLNLIGLTIQ, encoded by the coding sequence TTGACGAAACAGGATCTCAGGATAATTAAAACAAGGACGTTCATTCGCAGCGCATTTCTCAATCTTATCAATGCAAAGGGTTTTCTCCCTATCACTATACAAGACATTGCTACTGAAGCCCAGATTGGAAGAGGGACATTTTATTTACACTATCATGATAAATATGATTTACTGCAAAAGCTTACCGATGAGGTTCTTACTGATTTAGCTGCATGTATCCAAACTTCTTTTCACATTCAAAATGGTGTATTTTATGTGAAGGCATTGGAAGACATGCTGGTGATTGTATTTCAGCACATTCAAGATAATGCTATGTTTTATAAAACGATGTTGACGGCGGAAGACATCCCTAATTTTCAACAGCATTTGTCCAAATTTTTATTCGAGAAATTCAAACATGAGTTTTATTCACTCGATATTGATAGAGAGCAATTGGACTTTCCGCATGATATGCTGTTTAGTTATTTAGCAAATTCAGTTGTCGGTATCATTGATTGGTGGCTGCAGAACGATATGATGTTTTCAGCTGAATATATGGCTGAAAAATTAGCGGCGCTCTTTTCGCAAGGTCCGCTAAATCTCATAGGTCTTACCATCCAATAG
- a CDS encoding PH domain-containing protein, giving the protein MFKKVASDMLGISDVGIVIKPADYDKVDTDDYILHEDNEKIFFLIKSKSDEYCFTNKGLVHLDGVNAVSKKRTLRRYNYSAHPISDVLLETAGTVDLDVELKFQLGAKHYSIDVHKKHLEELKDLYKALLKISEISHENEIILDYANKSLQLTASTLARTAQTEEKLVEQFTEINQVAFNWLVDARKQYKVQDFGFVFEKYINN; this is encoded by the coding sequence ATGTTCAAGAAGGTTGCTTCAGATATGCTGGGAATTAGCGATGTTGGTATCGTGATTAAGCCTGCGGATTACGATAAGGTTGATACAGATGATTATATTTTGCACGAGGACAACGAGAAGATTTTCTTCCTAATCAAATCAAAAAGTGATGAGTATTGCTTTACGAACAAAGGACTTGTACACCTAGACGGCGTGAATGCTGTAAGCAAAAAGCGCACACTGCGCCGCTACAACTACAGCGCCCACCCCATTTCTGATGTACTGCTAGAAACAGCGGGCACAGTAGACTTGGATGTCGAGCTTAAATTTCAGCTAGGCGCTAAACACTACTCCATTGACGTACACAAAAAGCACTTGGAAGAGCTAAAAGACCTCTACAAGGCTCTCTTAAAAATTTCCGAGATTTCTCACGAAAACGAAATCATCCTGGATTACGCCAACAAAAGCTTACAGCTTACCGCTAGCACATTAGCGCGCACAGCGCAAACGGAAGAAAAGCTGGTCGAGCAGTTTACAGAGATCAATCAAGTAGCCTTTAACTGGCTAGTAGACGCGCGCAAGCAATACAAGGTTCAAGACTTTGGTTTTGTATTTGAAAAATATATTAATAACTAA
- a CDS encoding DnaD domain-containing protein, producing MAVYRLVQVSFWQDDFVLELTPEERYFYLYLLTCSKTTQCGIYSFPKRVAEMETGYNRETVDKLLDRFVAYGKVLYDAETKEVCVVNWIRYNPVNNVNVEKCVLRELKLVKSKALVQMFLEKCREEGCKMSLVFAHFCPGVSVPEEEDTSAVFRFYEEHFGSLSSYAAEELQAWITDLSSELVLKALQLAFEQNQRKLAYVKAILRDWHQQGYTKLQEVEEALTRFRQKAPASAEQTAYVSEEGNWEAPSDEELRRFLEEKNGTDGGRAHDEAGE from the coding sequence ATGGCGGTGTATCGGTTGGTGCAGGTGAGTTTTTGGCAGGATGACTTTGTGCTGGAGCTTACCCCGGAGGAGAGGTACTTTTATTTGTATTTGCTGACGTGCTCGAAGACGACGCAGTGCGGGATTTATTCGTTTCCCAAGCGCGTGGCGGAGATGGAGACGGGGTATAACCGGGAGACGGTGGACAAGCTGCTTGATCGGTTTGTTGCGTATGGCAAGGTGCTGTATGATGCCGAGACGAAGGAAGTGTGCGTGGTGAATTGGATTCGCTATAACCCGGTCAACAATGTGAATGTGGAAAAGTGTGTACTGCGTGAATTGAAGCTGGTAAAAAGCAAGGCGCTGGTGCAGATGTTTTTGGAGAAATGCCGGGAGGAGGGCTGTAAGATGTCGCTTGTATTTGCGCATTTTTGCCCGGGTGTATCGGTGCCAGAGGAAGAGGATACGAGTGCGGTGTTCCGGTTTTATGAGGAGCATTTCGGCAGCTTGTCGTCGTATGCGGCAGAAGAATTGCAGGCGTGGATAACAGATTTGTCTTCCGAATTGGTCCTAAAGGCGCTGCAGCTGGCGTTCGAGCAGAATCAGCGCAAGCTTGCGTACGTAAAGGCGATTTTGCGCGATTGGCACCAGCAAGGGTACACCAAACTGCAGGAGGTGGAGGAGGCATTAACACGTTTTCGGCAAAAGGCGCCTGCTTCTGCGGAGCAAACAGCGTATGTGTCAGAGGAGGGTAACTGGGAGGCGCCAAGTGATGAGGAGCTGCGGCGCTTTTTAGAGGAGAAGAACGGAACCGATGGGGGGAGAGCTCATGATGAAGCTGGAGAATAA
- the dnaB gene encoding replicative DNA helicase, protein MKLENKEAEKSVLGALLLEGQLMKECRLVELHFSDPVHRAIFRLLRQLEDDGKPIDLVALVSVMDPSFLEQIGGLSYLTHLAESVPTTANFGHYERILQGGWKMNQAMLAGQKMQEKLVTERDEGAIGEMITTLCELEEAEYEDDEAIATTVTALFQKFQEDKGDLTGIDTGFWALNRMTCGLQEGDLVIIGARPSMGKTAFALNLALHAAKTGAGVGIFSLEMSKEQLVKRLMSCVQDIEGDKLKNPRRRFTIPDWDKMIDASADLTGLPISIYEKAGVQLQQMWVQVRKLKRRYPDQKILVIVDYLQLIAGDAKHKGNRFQEISEISRKLKLMARDLNVCVVALSQLSRAVEARQDKRPLLSDLRESGQIEQDADLIMLMYREDYYENDGDGVVELNIAKHRNGSVGKIRVRFLKECGRFVSY, encoded by the coding sequence ATGAAGCTGGAGAATAAAGAGGCGGAAAAAAGTGTGCTAGGAGCACTTTTACTAGAAGGACAGCTGATGAAGGAGTGCCGGCTGGTAGAGCTGCACTTTTCCGATCCGGTGCACCGGGCCATCTTTAGATTGCTTCGGCAGCTGGAGGATGACGGAAAGCCGATTGATTTGGTTGCGCTTGTGTCTGTGATGGATCCCTCCTTTTTAGAACAAATCGGCGGTCTTTCGTATTTGACACATTTGGCAGAAAGTGTACCAACGACGGCAAACTTTGGACATTATGAACGGATTCTACAGGGAGGCTGGAAGATGAATCAGGCGATGCTGGCGGGGCAAAAAATGCAGGAGAAGCTAGTAACGGAGCGGGATGAAGGTGCGATTGGGGAGATGATTACAACGCTTTGCGAGCTAGAGGAAGCAGAGTACGAGGATGATGAAGCGATTGCGACAACGGTTACGGCGTTATTTCAGAAATTTCAAGAGGATAAGGGTGACTTGACTGGTATTGATACAGGGTTTTGGGCGCTCAACCGGATGACATGCGGCCTGCAGGAGGGCGATCTTGTGATTATCGGCGCGCGTCCATCGATGGGGAAAACTGCATTTGCGCTAAACCTGGCGCTTCACGCGGCTAAAACGGGCGCTGGTGTTGGCATCTTTTCCTTAGAAATGAGTAAGGAGCAGCTGGTGAAGCGATTGATGTCATGTGTGCAGGACATTGAGGGTGATAAGCTGAAAAACCCGCGGCGCCGATTTACGATTCCCGATTGGGACAAGATGATTGACGCGAGCGCCGACCTCACAGGCTTACCCATTTCCATTTATGAAAAGGCAGGCGTGCAGCTGCAGCAAATGTGGGTACAGGTGCGTAAGCTAAAACGCCGCTACCCCGATCAAAAAATCCTGGTGATAGTGGATTACCTGCAGCTCATTGCGGGAGATGCCAAGCATAAGGGCAACCGATTTCAGGAAATTAGCGAAATATCCCGCAAGCTCAAGCTGATGGCGCGCGATTTGAACGTGTGCGTGGTCGCATTGTCACAGCTGTCTCGTGCAGTTGAGGCGCGCCAGGACAAGCGTCCGCTCCTGTCCGACTTACGCGAAAGCGGTCAGATTGAACAGGATGCCGACCTCATTATGCTGATGTATCGGGAGGATTATTACGAAAACGACGGTGACGGTGTTGTGGAACTCAACATCGCCAAGCACCGAAACGGCTCTGTCGGCAAAATCAGAGTGCGGTTTTTAAAGGAATGCGGGCGGTTTGTTTCCTATTAA
- a CDS encoding IS4 family transposase, whose protein sequence is MDLSLSEELHLFSQELQRFLSPVVLQDIAKQVGFVQRSSKYQANELMALCVWLSQEIASTSLTQLCSRLEASTGVLMSPEGLNQRFNPAAVAFLREVFTSLLTQKLCSNQSLSAHMISTFNRIRILDATVFQLPDTFATDYQGSGGSSNTAGVKIQLEYDVLSGQFLNVQLGPGKNNDKTYGTICLETVEKGDLCLRDLGYFDLSDLQGIHDKRAYYISRLKLNTRIYIKNPEPEYFKNGTPKKHTKYIQLDMDQMMSDLLPGETMEIPEAYIGQNQKLPTRVIIHRLTHDQTQTRLKNQAIREKKKGIVMKEKSKRLMGMNVYITNTSPEEVSTNYVHPLYSMRWQIEILFKTWKSFFEIDACKNIKKERLECHLYGQLIGILICSSTMFQMRQLLLKKKKQELSEYKAIYMIKDYFPFLFQAIAVSTEELLNILHRLYQLLKKNGRKCHRYKKMTVFDILGVVYERTVKHRQAS, encoded by the coding sequence ATGGACCTCTCGCTTTCTGAAGAATTACATCTATTCTCACAAGAATTACAACGCTTTCTATCTCCAGTAGTCCTACAAGACATCGCCAAACAAGTTGGCTTTGTGCAGCGATCTAGTAAGTATCAAGCAAACGAACTCATGGCCCTTTGTGTATGGCTCAGTCAGGAAATCGCTAGTACATCGCTTACACAATTGTGCAGTCGGTTAGAAGCTTCCACTGGGGTACTAATGAGTCCAGAAGGATTGAATCAACGCTTTAATCCTGCAGCTGTCGCATTTCTTCGAGAAGTCTTTACTTCTCTTCTCACACAAAAACTCTGTTCCAATCAATCGCTTTCTGCACACATGATATCTACTTTCAATCGTATTCGTATTTTAGATGCGACGGTGTTTCAGTTACCAGATACCTTCGCCACTGACTATCAAGGATCAGGCGGAAGTAGTAATACTGCGGGGGTGAAGATTCAACTTGAATATGATGTACTCAGTGGTCAATTTTTGAACGTGCAACTTGGACCAGGAAAGAACAATGATAAAACATACGGTACCATTTGTCTTGAAACCGTTGAAAAAGGAGACCTATGTTTGCGTGATCTCGGTTACTTTGATTTAAGTGATCTACAAGGCATTCACGATAAAAGGGCTTACTATATCTCACGGTTGAAACTAAATACGCGCATTTATATCAAAAATCCCGAACCAGAATACTTCAAAAATGGCACACCGAAGAAGCATACGAAATATATACAGCTTGATATGGACCAAATGATGTCTGATCTACTACCGGGTGAAACAATGGAAATCCCTGAGGCGTACATTGGGCAAAATCAAAAGCTTCCAACGCGTGTCATCATTCATCGTTTAACCCATGATCAAACGCAAACACGTTTAAAAAATCAAGCCATACGTGAGAAGAAAAAAGGTATTGTCATGAAAGAGAAAAGCAAGCGCTTGATGGGCATGAATGTATATATCACAAACACATCGCCAGAAGAAGTGTCGACAAACTACGTGCATCCCTTGTATTCCATGCGTTGGCAAATAGAAATTTTGTTTAAAACATGGAAGTCGTTCTTTGAAATTGATGCGTGTAAGAACATCAAAAAAGAGCGTCTGGAATGCCATTTATATGGTCAACTCATTGGCATTCTCATCTGTTCTTCTACGATGTTTCAAATGCGACAGCTTCTACTCAAAAAGAAGAAGCAAGAGCTGAGTGAATACAAAGCAATTTATATGATTAAAGATTACTTTCCGTTCCTATTTCAAGCGATAGCAGTTAGTACAGAAGAACTTTTGAACATTCTGCATCGCCTGTATCAGCTACTGAAAAAGAACGGTCGCAAATGTCACCGGTATAAGAAAATGACTGTCTTTGATATTCTAGGAGTTGTGTATGAAAGGACGGTGAAGCATAGACAAGCTTCCTAG
- the tnpB gene encoding IS66 family insertion sequence element accessory protein TnpB (TnpB, as the term is used for proteins encoded by IS66 family insertion elements, is considered an accessory protein, since TnpC, encoded by a neighboring gene, is a DDE family transposase.), giving the protein MLSQQTVRHVYLACGSADLRKSIDGLAALVQEGFQLDPFSACLFVFCNRKRDKLKILQWEHNGFWLYYRRLEEGTFPWPEQKTGTPMQISTRQLRWLLDGLPLNQREAHREVTARTVV; this is encoded by the coding sequence ATGCTGAGTCAACAAACAGTCCGTCATGTCTATCTCGCGTGCGGGAGCGCGGATTTACGGAAATCCATTGACGGCTTAGCGGCCTTAGTGCAGGAAGGATTCCAACTGGACCCTTTCTCGGCTTGTCTGTTCGTCTTTTGTAACCGTAAGCGTGACAAGCTGAAGATTTTACAATGGGAACATAACGGATTTTGGCTGTACTATCGAAGGCTGGAAGAAGGTACATTTCCATGGCCGGAACAAAAAACAGGAACTCCGATGCAAATTTCCACACGCCAGTTGCGTTGGCTGTTAGACGGGCTGCCGCTGAATCAACGAGAAGCCCATCGGGAAGTCACTGCTCGTACAGTTGTATAA
- a CDS encoding YvrJ family protein, translating into MDPMSIETWIVALGNFGFPIVLTIYLLVRFEKKIEFLTEAINSLKDAVRK; encoded by the coding sequence ATGGATCCAATGAGTATTGAAACTTGGATTGTTGCTTTAGGTAACTTCGGTTTTCCAATTGTACTGACTATCTATCTCTTAGTTAGATTTGAAAAGAAAATCGAATTTTTAACCGAGGCAATTAATAGTTTAAAAGATGCTGTAAGAAAGTAA